Genomic DNA from Actinomycetes bacterium:
ATGCCGCTGGACGAGGACTTCCTTCGAGCCATGGAGCACGGCATGCCGCCCATGGGGGGCATGGGGATGGGGATCGACCGGTTGCTCATGGTGCTCACCGGCCTCGGCATCCGAGACACGATCCTGTTCCCGCTGGTCAAGCCGGAGGGCTGACCCCGGTGGTCGAGGTACGTCCGGCGCGGACGGCCGACGTCGTGGCCATCCGCGGCCTCGTCGACGCTTACGTGGCCGACCGTCGCCTGCTCGCCAAGGCGACGGTGACGCTCTACGAGGACGTCCAGGAGTTCGTGGTCGCCGTCGCGGACGACCGGGTGGTCGGCTGCGGCGCCCTCCACGTGCTATGGGAGGACCTGGCCGAGGTCCGTACGCTCGCGGTGGCGGCCGACTTTCAGGGGCGCGGCGTCGGCTCGGCGGTCCTCGAGGCGCTGATCGGACGCGCCCGGCAGCTCGGCATCCGTCGGCTGTTCTGCCTGACGTTCGAGACCGACTTCTTTGCCCGGCACGGGTTCGTGGAGATCTCGGGTGCGCCGGTCAGCCCGGAGGTCTTCGCGCAGCTCCTGCAGTCCTACGACGAGGGCGTGGCTGAATTCCTCGACCTGGAGAGAGTGAAACCGAATACCCTCGGGAACGTCCGCATGCTGCGGATCCTGTGAATATCCGGGATGTTTTCCACAGGGCGAATCGGGTAAATCGAGCCGCAATCCACAGCCGGGTGGGCGAATACCAAAATAGTCGTCTATTCTGCTGCTATCCCGGGGGCCACGCGAAACCCGGTCAGGAGGAAGTAATGGCGCAGAAGATCCAGGTGGTTCTCGAGGACGATCTCGACGGCGGACCCGCCGACGAGACCGTGGTCTTCGGCCTGGACGGCACGACGTATGAGATCGATCTCAACAAGAAGAACGCCTCGAAGCTGCGCGACGCACTGGCCCCGTGGGTGGGCGCCGGACGGCGGACGGGTGCCGGGCGCGGCGGCGCGCGTCGGGCCCGTGGCCGAGCGTCGCGCGGTTCCCAGGCGGGCGACGTCCGGACCTGGGCGCGTGAGAACGGCTACCAGGTGAGCGAGCGAGGCCGCATCTCGGCCGAGATCCAGGCTGCGTACGCCGCGGCGCACTGAGGTTCAACGACCTGAGGTCCGAGACCCGAGGTTGGCGAACGCGAGCCGCTTCACGGCGGCTCGCGTTTCGCCTGCCGAGCCGCTGGGGGGCGGCTCGCGTTTCGCCTGCCGAGCCGCTGGGGGCGGCTCGCGTTTCGCCTGCCGAGCCGCTGGGGGCGGCTCGCGTTCGCCTGC
This window encodes:
- a CDS encoding amino-acid N-acetyltransferase: MTPVVEVRPARTADVVAIRGLVDAYVADRRLLAKATVTLYEDVQEFVVAVADDRVVGCGALHVLWEDLAEVRTLAVAADFQGRGVGSAVLEALIGRARQLGIRRLFCLTFETDFFARHGFVEISGAPVSPEVFAQLLQSYDEGVAEFLDLERVKPNTLGNVRMLRIL
- a CDS encoding Lsr2 family protein, encoding MAQKIQVVLEDDLDGGPADETVVFGLDGTTYEIDLNKKNASKLRDALAPWVGAGRRTGAGRGGARRARGRASRGSQAGDVRTWARENGYQVSERGRISAEIQAAYAAAH